In a genomic window of Helianthus annuus cultivar XRQ/B chromosome 10, HanXRQr2.0-SUNRISE, whole genome shotgun sequence:
- the LOC110885954 gene encoding C2 domain-containing protein At1g53590 produces the protein MDITEVSIIHHVGIVLLVIWLLSAFSSCHPFVYFISFIYLFFVHENFVTRFRRKVRFEERKQAYQKRVLSDSESVRWLNHLVENIWPICMENIVSQKILLPIIPWFLEKYKPWTVKEAAVQSLYMGRSPPMITEMRVCRQSTGDDHLVLELGLNFKTADDMSAILAAKLTKRLGFGMSAKMHITGMHVEGKVLVGIKFLPKWPFLGRLRVCFVEPPYFQMTVKPIFSHGLDVTEVPGIAGWLDKLLTVAFEETLVEPNMLVADVAKFVSPEQEPWFSIDAKEPAGYALVEIVEGSDMKPSDMNGLADPYIKGRLGVYQFRTKTQKKTLSPKWFEEFKIPIASWDAPNVLEIGVRDKDHIFDDTLGDCCVKINDLRDGQRHDMWLPLENIKTGRLHLAVRVIEAGEKVFEQPCNDDAPKTQFQKEDDSTTQFQEDGSHELAEKSRKTEADQLEPIDVEGQRETGIWVHRPGSDVAQVWEPRKGKNRVVHKDSESVTGSIRSEPSGNDSSSSDECVEGNKPKSRNMVKRGFHKVGSLFHRTPKPEHDKGIDQSRTVKKQDDEDCVPLHNIRAVNEKGVRVNLVMADELSIPRQDRQVGFEESPDGSELGSPDKRGVRDSVKGFVKQTGNSARGLMHAVSRKVSSKGRDTDAGVKSDTSSEVGAIGSPGYRADGEASPNGPYGPGQMDSRKGAMSPVSPTGEVNLDDPDRFRIDGVDISAVDKAEVDDSRRTGQETS, from the exons ATGGATATAACAGAAGTTTCAATCATTCATCATGTGGGTATTGTGTTGTTGGTGATTTGGTTGCTTTCTGCATTCAGTTCTTGCCACCCATTTGTGTACTTCATCTCTTTCATCTATCTTTTCTTT GTTCATGAGAATTTTGTAACAAGATTCAGAAGAAAGGTCCGGTTTGAAGAAAGAAAGCAAGCCTATCAAAAGAGG GTATTATCTGATTCAGAATCGGTTCGGTGGTTGAATCATTTGGTTGAAAATATATGGCCTATATGTATGGAAAATATAGTCTCACAGAAAATCCTCCTCCCTATCATCCCTTGGTTCTTGGAGAAGTACAAACCCTGGACCGTG AAAGAAGCTGCGGTTCAGAGTTTGTACATGGGAAGATCTCCACCTATGATTACCGAAATGAGGGTTTGTCGTCAATCTACCGGTGATGATCATTTG GTTTTGGAACTAGGACTAAACTTTAAGACAGCCGATGACATGAGTGCGATATTAGCAGCGAAACTGACAAAAAGATTGGGTTTTGGAATGTCGGCTAAAATGCATATAACGGGAATGCATGTCGAAGGAAAG GTACTTGTGGGAATAAAGTTTCTCCCAAAATGGCCGTTTCTTGGACGCTTGAGGGTGTGTTTTGTTGAACCACCGTACTTTCAGATGACTGTAAAACCGATTTTTTCTCATGGTCTTGATGTTACTGAAGTTCCCGGGATTGCTGGATGGCTG GATAAGCTTCTGACCGTTGCATTTGAGGAGACACTGGTGGAG CCTAATATGTTGGTGGCGGATGTCGCGAAATTTGTTTCCCCTGAACAAG AACCTTGGTTTTCAATTGATGCAAAGGAGCCAGCTGGTTACGCCTTGGTGGAAATTGTGGAAGGATCAGATATGAAACCATCAGACATGAATG GGTTGGCTGATCCTTACATAAAAGGCCGATTAGGTGTATACCAGTTCAGGACCAAGacacaaaagaaaacactatCTCCGAAATGGTTTGAAGAGTTTAAAATTCCTATTGCTTCATGGGATGCACCTAATGTTCTTGAAATCGGAGTCCGTGATAAAGATCACATTTTTGACGACACCCTCGg GGATTGTTGTGTAAAGATTAACGATCTTAGAGACGGTCAGAGGCATGACATGTGGTTGCCTCTCGAGAACATAAAAACGGGAAGATTGCATCTTGCGGTTAGAGTTATCGAAGCTGGAGAAAAAGTATTCGAACAGCCATGCAACGACGATGCACCAAAGACTCAATTTCAGAAAGAAGACGATTCAACGACTCAATTTCAAGAAGACGGTTCACATGAATTGGCGGAAAAATCTAGAAAAACGGAAGCCGATCAACTTGAACCGATTGATGTCGAAGGGCAACGGGAGACCGGCATATGGGTTCACCGCCCGGGTTCTGACGTGGCACAAGTATGGGAGCCTAGAAAGGGGAAGAACCGAGTGGTCCATAAAGACAGTGAGTCGGTGACCGGTAGCATTCGGTCTGAACCATCCGGAAATGACTCGAGCAGCAGCGATGAATGCGTAGAAGGAAACAAACCCAAGTCAAGAAACATGGTTAAGAGGGGGTTCCATAAGGTCGGTTCCTTGTTTCACAGAACCCCGAAACCGGAGCATGATAAAGGTATAGATCAATCAAGAACTGTTAAGAAACAGGACGATGAAGATTGCGTACCACTACATAACATTAGGGCGGTGAACGAAAAGGGGGTCCGGGTGAATTTGGTAATGGCGGATGAACTTTCGATACCGCGTCAGGACCGGCAAGTTGGATTTGAAGAGAGTCCGGATGGAAGTGAACTGGGTAGCCCGGATAAGAGGGGAGTTAGAGATTCGGTCAAAGGTTTTGTGAAGCAAACCGGGAATTCGGCTCGTGGTTTGATGCATGCGGTTTCACGTAAAGTGTCTAGTAAAGGAAGAGATACAGATGCGGGTGTGAAGTCGGACACTTCTAGTGAGGTTGGGGCGATTGGTTCACCTGGATACCGAGCTGATGGTGAAGCGAGTCCAAATGGTCCGTATGGTCCTGGTCAGATGGATTCAAGAAAAGGTGCTATGAGTCCTGTGAGCCCGACTGGTGAAGTCAATCTAGATGATCCGGATAGATTCAGAATCGATGGTGTGGATATAAGCGCGGTGGATAAAGCCGAAGTTGATGATTCCAGAAGAACAGGGCAGGAAACATCTTGA
- the LOC118482715 gene encoding sporozoite surface protein 2-like: MDPFNNPDNPNTPNNPNNPNNPTQPNVFSVPGYYPTLEPNQFSQYSSNAFASFQHSPNQFAQISQNQALQQMMMRGAWNFPPVQPQPIPTPPVQPQPIRTQSEPEDNVEIVPETQPPKGKGKRNKGKQVVGDQPSKPKATKWTPIEEEALAKAFIGTSDNPTKGNNQSGEGFWSKVLAKFLVFMDQGSYRDVDSVSSKWRKMNSSINRFCEEYNKLYTCDRRSGWND; this comes from the exons atGGATCCGTTCAACAACCCGGACAACCCGAACACTCCGAACAACCCGAATAATCCCAACAATCCGACCCAACCTAATGTTTTCTCGGTTCCGGGATATTATCCGACGctagaaccgaaccaattctcgCAATATTCATCGAATGCGTTTGCTTCATTCCAACACTCGCCAAACCAATTCGCTCAAATCTCCCAAAATCAAGCCCTTCAACAAATGATGATGCGGGGTGCTTGGAACTTCCCACCCGTTCAACCTCAACCGATCCCCACACCACCCGTTCAACCTCAACCGATCCGGACCCAATCCGAACCCGAAGACAATGTGGAGATTGTTCCCGAAACCCAACCGCCTAAAGGGAAAGGAAAACGAAACAAAGGCAAGCAAGTGGTGGGTGATCAACCGTCGAAACCGAAGGCGACTAAGTGGACACCAATCGAAGAAGAAGCCTTAGCCAAGGCTTTCATTGGCACTTCTGACAACCCGACAAAAg gTAATAACCAATCGGGTGAGGGGTTTTGGTCCAAGGTATTGGCCAAGTTTCTCGTCTTTATGGACCAAGGCTCGTATCGAGATGTCGACTCGGTCTCCTCAAAGTGGCGGAAAATGAACTCGTCCATCAATAGGTTTTGCGAGGAATATAATAAATTATATACATGTGACCGTCGTAGCGGGTGGAACGACTAG